One genomic window of Prochlorococcus marinus CUG1416 includes the following:
- a CDS encoding NAD(P)/FAD-dependent oxidoreductase — MEIIEADVVIIGGGPAGCTCALYTSRSNLKTVILDKNPSVGALAITHQIANYPGVPVDISGEKLLTLMREQAVQYGTDYRRAQVFGIDSSGEWKTVYTPEGTFKAKALVLASGAMGRPASFKGEADFLGKGVSYCATCDGAFYKNREVAVVGVNKEAIEEATVLTKFASTVHWITSSDPKSDNEEAMELMDNSNIKHWSRTRLLEILGDDMGVNGVVVKNKQEENPINLNLDGVFVYMSGSKPITDFLGDQIALKEDGGVIVDDFMSTNSDGVWAIGDIRNTPFKQAVVAASDGCIAAMSIDRYLNSRKNIRVDWIHS; from the coding sequence TTGGAAATCATTGAGGCAGATGTAGTTATTATCGGTGGAGGTCCGGCCGGATGTACTTGCGCACTTTATACATCTCGTTCAAACTTAAAGACTGTAATTTTAGATAAAAATCCATCTGTTGGCGCCTTAGCTATAACTCATCAGATAGCTAATTATCCAGGTGTTCCTGTAGATATAAGTGGTGAGAAATTACTTACTCTAATGAGAGAACAGGCTGTGCAATATGGTACAGACTATAGAAGAGCACAAGTGTTTGGGATAGACTCTAGTGGAGAATGGAAAACGGTTTATACACCTGAAGGAACCTTCAAGGCTAAAGCACTTGTTCTTGCAAGTGGAGCTATGGGTAGGCCTGCATCATTCAAGGGAGAAGCGGATTTTCTTGGTAAAGGAGTAAGTTATTGTGCTACATGTGATGGAGCTTTTTATAAAAATAGAGAAGTTGCCGTGGTTGGAGTGAACAAGGAGGCAATTGAAGAGGCAACTGTTCTTACTAAGTTTGCTTCTACTGTCCATTGGATTACATCAAGTGATCCTAAATCAGATAATGAAGAAGCTATGGAATTGATGGATAATTCAAATATAAAACATTGGAGTAGAACAAGATTATTAGAAATATTGGGTGATGATATGGGTGTGAACGGAGTTGTTGTAAAAAATAAGCAAGAGGAAAATCCTATTAATTTAAATTTAGATGGAGTCTTTGTCTATATGAGTGGTTCAAAGCCAATTACTGATTTTTTAGGGGATCAAATTGCTTTAAAAGAAGACGGAGGAGTTATTGTGGATGACTTTATGTCTACAAACTCTGATGGAGTGTGGGCTATTGGAGATATAAGAAATACACCATTTAAGCAAGCCGTTGTTGCAGCTTCTGATGGATGTATTGCCGCAATGTCAATTGATAGATATTTAAATAGTAGAAAAAATATAAGAGTTGATTGGATTCATTCGTGA